A single genomic interval of Malania oleifera isolate guangnan ecotype guangnan chromosome 13, ASM2987363v1, whole genome shotgun sequence harbors:
- the LOC131146609 gene encoding protein IQ-DOMAIN 31-like isoform X2, which translates to MGKSPGKWIKTVLFGKKASKSTFSKGREARRAFWALKGIIRLQALVRGRLVRRQAVSTLYCVFGIVKLQAVVRGRKVRHSETGAEVRKYVLMNTPDDVLGDHSGVSKSTCTANAFVKKLLSSSPIVMPLHLNYESGDPNSVLSWIERWSLSHVWKPIPRPKKTMNSKSQRKQGGSQLVDAETGRPKRSVRRIVAMNVDNISEQSVSEIEKPRHNLQRASSHHAADSMQENPLNELEKVKRNLRKVHNPVTEGPVHPYVEIEKPRLSLGKGSTPFSKDALEHSMSDSAQNMNEITETQSILPDVETSPGALVVNVAIDLLHDDQAVTPLQPLDSGRKDEKDENISVANGGLDTKESTSKENQKSSKKVSRQELGENGLQSSPTLPSYMAATESAKAKLRGQGSPRLGADGTEKNTTRRHSLPSTTNGKVSSLSPRTRKLVQASGKGGNRSERFPLSSRDSNGKAIQAEWRR; encoded by the exons GCTCGCAGGGCATTTTGGGCTCTCAAAGGCATCATAAGGCTGCAGGCCCTTGTTCGTGGGCGCTTGGTGAGGAGACAAGCTGTTTCTACTTTATACTGTGTCTTTGGAATTGTCAAGTTGCAGGCAGTTGTCCGTGGGAGAAAGGTCAGGCATTCTGAGACTGGTGCTGAAGTTCGAAAATATGTTTTAATGAACACCCCG GATGATGTGCTTGGGGATCACTCTGGAGTTAGTAAGTCAACCTGCACAGCAAATGCTTTCGTCAAGAAG CTTCTTTCTTCCTCCCCCATTGTGATGCCTCTGCACCTCAATTATGAATCTGGGGATCCAAATTCAGTCTTGAGCTGGATAGAGCGTTGGTCATTGTCCCACGTTTGGAAACCAATTCCACGGCCGAAGAAAACTATGAACTCAAAATCCCAGAGAAAGCAGGGTGGTTCTCAATTGGTAGATGCTGAAACAGGTAGGCCAAAGCGCAGTGTCCGGAGGATTGTTGCTATGAATGTTGACAATATATCAGAACAATCGGTTTCTGAAATTGAGAAGCCCAGACACAACCTTCAGAGAGCTTCAAGCCACCATGCCGCAGATTCAATGCAAGAAAATCCACTAAATGAACTTGAGAAGGTTAAACGCAATCTGAGAAAGGTTCATAATCCTGTAACTGAGGGTCCTGTTCATCCATATGTTGAAATTGAGAAACCTAGACTCAGTTTGGGGAAGGGATCAACCCCTTTTAGCAAGGATGCATTGGAGCATAGCATGAGTGATTCTGCTCAAAATATGAACGAGATAACTGAGACCCAGTCCATACTCCCAGATGTAGAAACAAGTCCAGGAGCATTGGTAGTGAATGTTGCAATTGATTTGTTGCATGATGATCAAGCAGTAACCCCGTTACAACCTCTAGACAGTGGTCGGAAAGATGAGAAAGATGAGAACATTTCTGTGGCAAATGGGGGGTTGGATACCAAGGAATCAACTAGCAAAGAGAACCAGAAATCCAGCAAAAAAGTATCAAGGCAGGAACTTGGAGAAAATGGGTTGCAGAGCAGTCCGACATTGCCAAGTTATATGGCAGCAACTGAATCTGCAAAAGCAAAGCTCAGGGGACAAGGGTCTCCAAGGTTGGGTGCAGATGGGACTGAGAAGAATACCACTAGGCGTCATTCTCTACCATCTACTACCAATGGCAAAGTGAGCTCACTGTCACCAAGGACACGCAAATTGGTTCAAGCAAGTGGGAAAGGAGGAAACAGAAGTGAAAGATTTCCATTGTCATCGAGAGACAGTAATG GGAAGGCAATTCAGGCTGAGTGGAGaaggtga
- the LOC131145828 gene encoding zinc finger BED domain-containing protein RICESLEEPER 2-like, whose translation MDTINLDFDYECNITPSSDKSEKNSSSINDGTSKKRQRRKTSAAWDEFYLLPIDMHMDYGTKLHVKKIEQDVYREKMAIAVIKYCYPFSWVEHEGNQDVHKYLNPDVKPIARNTAKADVLKIHKREKEKLKLTLQSAFGRVCWTSNCWSSPTTEGYLCITVHFVDENWVLHSNIINFSHMPPPHSGVALSEKTFSVLKEWGIDRKIFFITLDNATTNDRMQDILSSQLSLQAPLVSGGEYFHVRCCAHILNLIVQEGLKVIERVVYNIRESVKYIKGSEGRKRKFEECIKQVGILASINLRLDVPTRWNSTFMMIESALIYRRALIHYALLDANYKYCPSNEEWNRAEVICNFLEPFYDMTKLFSGSDYPTSNLYFSNIWKIQLHLLETMENSDCIVNGMAAKMKEKFDKYWKCYSVVLAFAIVLDPRYKLQFVEFCYSKIDSSTSRQKLNLLRQKLYSLFQDYANKSKSSLESTAPSTRGTGGSDNLMRDKLSVLNKYRRSLLPENARALIITRYCGSK comes from the exons ATGGACACCATAAACTTGGATTTTGATTATGAGTGTAATATTACTCCATCTTCAGATAAATCTGAAAAGAACAgttcttctatcaatgatggcACTAGCAAAAAGAGACAACGTAGAAAGACATCAGCTGCTTGGGATGAATTCTATTTGTTACCTATAGAT ATGCATATGGATTATGGAACCAAACTTCATGTGAAAAAAATTGAGCAAGATGTTTATCGTGAGAAGATGGCAATTGCCGTAATAAAATATTGTTATCCTTTTTCATGGGTtgagcatgaaggaaatcaagatgtgcataaatatcttAATCCTGATGTTAAACCAATTGCTAGGAACACTGCTAAAGCTGATgtattgaaaatacataaaaggGAGAAGGAGAAACTTAAACTTACGCTACAGAGTGCTTTTGGTAGAGTGTGTTGGACTTCTAATTGTTGGTCTTCTCCTACAACTGAAGGATATTTATGCATTACAGTTCATTTTGTGGATGAAAATTGGGTATTGCATAGTAATATTATTAACTTTTCTCACATGCCACCCCCACATTCAGGAGTTGCTTTGTCAGAAAAAACATTTAGTGTATTGAAGGAATGGGGTATTGATAGGAAGATATTTTTCATCACATTGGATAATGCAACTACTAATGATAGAATGCAAGATATTCTTTCAAGTCAATTGTCTTTGCAAGCACCTTTAGTAAGTGGCGGTGAATATTTTCATGTAAggtgttgtgctcatattttgaatCTTATTGTTCAAGAAGGCTTAAAAGTTATTGAACGTGTTGTGTATAACATTAGAGAAAGTGTCAAGTATATTAAGGGTTCAGAAGGCAGAAAACGTAAGTTTGAAGAGTGCATTAAACAAGTTGGTATACTTGCTTCAATCAATTTGCGCTTGGATGTACCAACTAGGTGGAATTCAACTTTCATGATGATAGAAAGTGCCCTCATATATCGACGGGCTTTAATTCATTATGCTTTACTTGATGCAAATTATAAGTATTGTCCGTCAAATGAAGAGTGGAATAGAGCTGAGGTCATTTGCAATTTCTTGGAGCCATTTTACGACATGACAAAACTCTTCTCGGGTTCGGATTATCCtacatctaatttgtatttttcaaatatatggaaaattcaaTTGCATTTACTTGAAACAATGGAAAATTCGGACTGCATTGTTAATGGTATGGctgcaaaaatgaaagagaagttcGATAAATATTGGAAGTGTTATAGTGTTGTTTTGGCATTTGCAATTGTTCTTGATCCTCGTTACAAGCTTCAATTTGTCGAGTTTTGTTACTCAAAGATTGATTCATCCACTTCTCGGCAAAAGCTAAATCTCCTTCGTCAAAAGTTGTACTCTCTATTCCAAGATTATGCAAACAAATCAAAATCTTCTTTGGAATCTACTGCTCCTTCTACTAGGGGTACTGGTGGTAGTGACAATCTCATGAGAGATAAGCTTTCG GTTCTTAACAAATATCGAAGATCACTTTTGCCGGAAAATGCAAGAGCATTGATAATAACTCGATATTG TGGATCcaagtga